From one Salmo salar chromosome ssa09, Ssal_v3.1, whole genome shotgun sequence genomic stretch:
- the LOC106612591 gene encoding creatine kinase M-type, translating to MTKNCHNDYKMKFSDEEEFPDLSLHNNHMAKVLTKDMYKKLRSKSTPSGFTLDDCTQTGVDNPGHPFIMTVGCVAGDEECYEVFKDMFDPIISDRHGGYKPTDKHKTDLNFENLKGGDDLDPAYVLSSRVRTGRSIKGYTLPPHNSRGERRMVEKLSIEALATLDGEFKGKYYPLNGMTDAEQDQLIADHFLFDKPVSPLLLSAGMARDWPDARGIWHNDAKSFLVWVNEEDHLRVISMEKGGNMKEVFRRFCVGLQKIEAVFKKHNHGFMWNEHLGYVLTCPSNLGTGLRGGVHVKLPKLSTHAKFEEILTRLRLQKRGTGGVDTASVGGIFDISNADRLGSSEVQQVQMVVDGVKLMVEMEKKLEKGEAIDGMIPAQK from the exons ATGACGAAGAACTGCCATAATGACTATAAGATGAAATTCTCAGATGAAGAGGAGTTCCCAGACCTCTCTCTGCACAACAACCACATGGCCAAGGTGCTGACCAAGGACATGTACAAAAAGCTGAGGAGCAAGTCTACCCCCTCCGGTTTCACCCTGGACGACTGCACCCAGACCGGTGTGGACAACCCTG GACACCCCTTCATCATGACCGTCGGCTGCGTTGCTGGTGATGAAGAGTGCTACGAAGTCTTTAAGGATATGTTCGACCCCATCATTTCCGACCGTCACGGAGGCTACAAGCCCACCGACAAGCACAAGACCGACCTGAACTTCGAGAACCTGAAG GGAGGTGATGATCTTGACCCCGCCTACGTCCTGTCCAGCCGTGTGCGTACCGGACGCAGCATCAAGGGATACACCCTGCCCCCCCACAACAGCCGTGGCGAGCGCAGAATGGTTGAGAAACTGTCCATTGAGG ccctgGCCACACTGGATGGTGAGTTCAAGGGAAAGTACTACCCCCTGAATGGCATGACCGATGCCGAGCAGGATCAGCTGATCGCCGACCACTTCTTGTTTGACAAGCCCGTCTCCCCCCTGCTGCTGTCCGCTGGTATGGCCCGTGACTGGCCCGACGCAAGAGGAATCTG GCACAACGATGCCAAGAGCTTCTTGGTCTGGGTGAACGAGGAGGATCACCTGCGTGTCATCTCTATGGAGAAGGGCGGCAACATGAAGGAGGTCTTCAGACGCTTCTGCGTTGGTCTGCAGAAG ATTGAGGCAGTCTTCAAGAAGCACAACCACGGCTTCATGTGGAACGAGCATCTCGGCTACGTGCTGACCTGCCCCTCCAACCTGGGAACTGGCCTGCGCGGTGGCGTGCACGTCAAGCTGCCCAAGCTGAGCACACACGCCAAGTTTGAGGAGATCCTGACCAGGCTGCGTCTGCAGAAGCGCGGCACAG GTGGTGTGGACACGGCCTCCGTGGGTGGAATCTTCGACATCTCCAACGCTGATCGTCTGGGCTCCTCAGAGGTGCAGCAGGTGCAGATGGTGGTGGATGGCGTCAAGCTCATGGTGGAGATGGAGAAGAAGCTGGAGAAGGGAGAGGCCATCGATGGCATGATCCCAGCCCAGAAGTAA